A window from Bos indicus x Bos taurus breed Angus x Brahman F1 hybrid chromosome 26, Bos_hybrid_MaternalHap_v2.0, whole genome shotgun sequence encodes these proteins:
- the MKI67 gene encoding proliferation marker protein Ki-67 translates to MKVELDVNPGKDNVLQNRRKSGLQHHCTAGRESADGLQDETLVSPKSRRKSGRSPHMKADPGLGEQGSSQTEGDGSGEPVQMPKEPKSPGIALTETETRKTRTPVRCSQQTKMPLWCSPHSPSRRQRSEDPSVGGGRVSQSLDQSEGSRADDQMFTPQKFLPGNQTPVKIGSFENTPEKLFSRKRKSVPANVDRLTAETEIPPPMISAPLALQVERKIESDLLNKPEKLGPATGQVGPGLSGLDTADVSSFGDSTNKMEGMAAKRRRVSFGGCLRPELFDENLPPNTPLKRGETPKQRRSLAAHTPTVLKKIIKSCQEQPQPSGKEDSSEVRLKVTSPDAFMSPLAANAVHASAATPDRCRRLSKVSCVSGVSRSPHQTDVPRKGGRRSGSLPPQRASLERNQHGILQTIFSRRRSGASEANLIVARSWADVVKLGAKQAQNKAVKRGLPKQPGRRQRRANTLKKPPGPVHSQFSTGHANSPCTIVIGKAQLEKVTAPARPYRVINNFLVSKPRDFSEDLSGLPEMFKTPVKEKLQRMSMCPPTFPNSEDLFGKELPGPHSGEKPLLCTLENFGEDVFPRTHDTVKGPSDQSSASPALRRPSIKMSEDPVKTPRSTNKTIAAEIKTPVSTTATPKATSSANRSRRSAELSGVQTPGTGPENQDAKPDTVEDILGRRLRKTPQPELKPERDTKESEKSFEQCKQNIKSKENSEKTIAVRRSRRASELKCEPAADLTTLQRSQDTEPEEKQVDILSLLQTPVHAKEVMDAKNKATRMSCKSPKPGAVSIHTRMSTQLKTPSQKVDVGSFSDLRKLSETLGKATPTQRESRDAKSIQLFKETSKQKLDPAENSAGSKRRPTTPKGKAPPLEDLAGFKELFQTPHQAKEPMTDDKTTKTPCTSPQSESVNTPSRRGRLRTPSQKVNVQEDLSALRKPQQTPGKATRSPREPEGGDKGIAVSQEAPEEMLDLAEKVPSAKRRPRTPKGKAQPLEDLTGFKELFQTPDQAREPMTDAKTTKTPCKSSQPEPVNTPSRRGRLRTPSQKVDVEEELSSLGKPQQIPRGTGHSDREPADGEDIKVSKEMPRQKMDPADYVTGIKRQSRTPKEDVQSLEDLTGFRELFQTPTHTNLPRAIVKTPQMLGQSPQLKPVNMTPTRRGRLRTPSQKMDVQEDLSALRKPQQTPGETTQSPREPEAGDRSIAVSQEAPEEMLDLAEKIPATKRGSRTPKRKTPLLEDLAGFKELFQTPHQAKETMTDEKPTTIPCKSPPAEPVNTPTSKKRQLKSPPREVGIEEELSVLRRPAQAPGGTRHSEGEAAGDGEDIKAFMEMPRQKLDPTENVTGIKRQLRTPKEKVQSLEDLTGFRELFQTPNHTKEPKAVLKTPQMLCTSSQSELIVTPTNRKRQPRTLLGKVDTEKELSVLRRHTPASGQTMHTWCREPGVDDKSTESFEETPKQKLGPAENSAGSKRRPATPKGKAPPLEDLAGFKELFQTPHQAKEPMTDDKTTKTPCTSPQSEPVNTPSRRGRLRTPSQKVNVQEDLSALRKPQQTPGKATQSPREPEGGDKGITVSQEAPEEMLDLAEKVPSAKRRPRTPKGKAQPLEDLTGFKELFQTPDQAREPMTDAKTTKTPYTSPQPEPVNTPSRTPSQKVNVLEGLSALRKPQQTPGKTTQSPREPEGGDKGIAVSQEAPEEMLDLAEKVPSAKRRPRTPKRKAQPLEDLTGFKELFQTPDQAREPMTDAKTTKTLYKSPAETVNTPTSKKRRLKSPPREVGIEEELSVLRRPAQTPRGTRHSGEAGSDFEDIKAFTGTPRQKLDPRIKRQLRTPKEKVQSLEDLTGFRELFQTPDHTKEPKAVLKTPKMLCQSPLLEPVNITPGRRGSLRTPSQKVDMQEDRSALRKPTHTPGVTTHSPKEPEGGDRGAAVSREAPEEKPDPAEHSTSSKRQPRTPQEKAQLLEDLDGFKELFQTPDRANGAMTDDKLTTMPCTSPPAEPFNTPTSEKRRLKSSPQKVGVKEELSALRRPAQTPRGTRHSEGEQAGDGEEKAFKKTPKQKLDSAESLTGSKRRPRASLKEKAQPLEDLTGFKELFQTPRQSKEPMTDNSIPQMLCQSPQPEPVTITPGRRGHLRTPSKTVDRQEDCSALRKPQQTPGETTHSPREPEDGDRGTAVSQEAPEEKPNSAENITAHKRWPRITKEKAQPLEDLSGFKELFQTPDHAKQPIMIDDHPPAIPCKSPAEPVTRRTGRKKQLRSSPEKVGVEEPSALRRPSQTPEEATRMQREAEEDEKDIKVCKKTSRQKLVSAENVTGVKSRLRNIKEKAQPTEDPARVKEPFQNPNQTEEPASDVKIAPASCQSPPAQPVIRRRTRQRRLRSPPGKVAVEEPSASTGPTQTPGDTHTEPVGKGKDSKVLKETSGQKLSPAENVTGIRSRLRTLKKKTQPLEDSAGVKELFQKPDQAKEADGDVAVAPGPRPSPPAEPVTRPTSRKRRPKSSPEKVAKEEPTPTPGESTRGQPARDEEDSRVLKENPRQKLNPAENVTGVRSRLRTLREKTQPLEDPASVKELFQDPDQVKEPEGDVTTIPVPRQSPPAKPITRPTSRKRRLKASPEKVDIERPSALREPTRTPGETTHSEPVHDEKDNRVLKENSKQKLNAAENVIGVRSRLRTLKEKTQPLKDLAGAKELFQKQDGAKEPVSDVTTAPAPHQSPPAQPVTRRTGRQKQLRSPPRKVAVDKPSALSRPAQTPGEMTHTEPVGDENKIKMAKETSRRNLNSAENFIGVRSRRKAFQEKTVEDPAGSQEPFQKPDQAEELESSSTAIKRASKQTVDRRPVETSRRVLRAPKVRFTEDLVGSREPAKHPGESCVSPSPEREQGEDGRVTGRKRLRPVTAAQDPEDERPLQKKQRTAPRETREPPEPPGVKKRSLRTLAQRTEPGGNLPNDDLKAKATDPQEVAQAPNKGVSLRSRRPAKTSVEEQRPEVLISEEKVKIKRSEKKSVQPSQEMKLQSPEDGAKKPASGGKVEERRTRSRPGRQNQPPLPEAAEEKVREGRVDIPAKKQEEKEGTGHSDPKGSRSRKVSVRPRGNPSETASEQRVTRSAKRCAHSLQKESDNVCVKKIRTRSRRP, encoded by the exons ATGAAAGTGGAGTTAGATGTGAACCCAGGAAAAGACAATGTTCTGCAGAATCGCAGAAAATCAGGACTGCAGCATCACTGCACAGCGGGCAGAGAAAGCGCTGATGGGTTACAGGACGAGACTCTGGTCTCCCCCAAATCCAGACGGAAGTCGGGCCGAAGCCCCCACATGAAAGCAGACCCTGGTTTGGGGGAGCAAGGAAGTAGCCAGACTGAGGGAGACGGGAGTGGGGAGCCGGTTCAGATGCCCAAGGAGCCCAAGAGTCCTGGCATCGCCCTCACGGAGACGGAGACAAGGAAAACCAGGACCCCTGTGCGGTGTTCACAGCAAACCAAAATGCCCCTGTGGTGTTCACCACACAGCCCCTCCCGGAGGCAGCGGAGTGAAGACCCGAGTGTCGGCGGTGGCCGTGTATCCCAGAGTCTAGACCAAAGTGAAGGCTCCAGGGCAGATGATCAGATGTTCACTCCCCAgaagttcttgcctggaaatcaaACACCTGTTAAAATTGGGAGTTTTGAAAATACACCAGAAAAGCTTTTCTCCAGAAAGAGGAAGAGTGTTCCTGCAAATGTTGACCGTCTGACTGCAGAAACTGAGATTCCACCTCCGATGATCTCAGCTCCACTGGCCCTTCAAGTAGAAAGGAAGATTGAGAGCGATCTTCTCAACAAGCCTGAGAAGCTGGGCCCGGCAACTGGACAAGTGGGCCCTGGGTTATCCGGTCTCGACACAGCTGACGTCAGCAGCTTCGGTGATTCCACGA ATAAGATGGAGGGCATGGCTGCAAAGAGGAGGCGGGTCTCCTTTGGGGGTTGCCTGAGACCCGAATTATTCGACGAAAACTTACCTCCCAACACACCTCTCAAAAGAGGAGAGACGCCAAAGCAAAGACGGTCACTGGCCGCCCACACGCCCACCGTCCTGAAGAAAATCATCAAG TCTTGCCAGGAGCAGCCCCAGCCATCAGGGAAAGAAGATTCTTCAGAAGTCCGTCTGAAAGTGACCTCACCGGATGCCTTCATGAGCCCTCTGGCTGCTAACGCCGTCCACGCTTCTGCGGCCACTCCTGACCGATGCCGCAGGCTGTCCAAGGTGTCTTGCGTGTCCGGTGTCAGCAGGTCCCCGCATCAGACAGATGTCcccagaaaaggagggagacgGAGCGGCAGCCTCCCTCCCCAGAGAGCCTCCCTGGAGCGGAACCAGCATGGGATCCTCCAGACGATTTTCTCCAGGAGAAGGAGCGGTGCCTCGGAAGCCAATTTGATTG TGGCAAGATCATGGGCAGATGTGGTGAAACTCGGTGCCAAGCAGGCCCAGAATAAAGCTGTGAAACGTGGCCTTCCCAAGCAACCGGGCAGACGGCAGAGAAGAGCCAACACTCTGAAG AAGCCGCCCGGCCCCGTTCACAGTCAGTTCAGCACCGGCCACGCGAACTCTCCCTGCACCATCGTCATAGGGAAAGCTCAGCTCGAGAAAGTGACCGCACCGGCTCGGCCCTACAGGGTGATAAACAACTTCTTGGTCAGCAAACCGAGGGACTTCAGTGAAGATCTTTCAG GGCTGCCTGAAATGTTCAAGACACCAGTAAAAGAGAAGCTGCAAAGGATGAGCATGTGTCCCCCCACTTTTCCAAATTCAGAGGATTTGTTTGGAAAAGAGCTTCCAGGACCTCATTCAGGAGAAAAACCTCTGCTGTGCACTTTGGAAAATTTTG gcGAAGATGTGTTTCCTAGGACTCACGATACAGTGAAAGGGCCATCTGATCAAAGTTCTGCAAGCCCTGCCTTGAGACGCCCCAGTATTAAAATGAGCGAAGATCCTGTGAAAACACCAAGGAGCACGAATAAAACCATAGCTGCTGAGATAAAAACTCCTGTGTCCACGACAGCGACTCCAAAGGCAACATCAAGTGCAAACAGGTCTAGAAGGTCTGCAGAGCTCAGCGGTGTGCAGACGCCAGGTACAGGGCCAGAGAACCAAGACGCAAAACCTGACACCGTTGAGGACATCTTGGGAAGACGTCTGAGGAAAACACCACAACCAGAGCTGAAGCCAGAGAGAGAcacaaaggaaagtgaaaagtcgtTCGAACAATGTAAGCAAAAcatcaaatcaaaagaaaattctgaaaagacgATAGCTGTGAGGAGATCAAGACGAGCCTCAGAGCTGAAGTGTGAACCAGCGGCAGACCTGACCACCCTCCAGAGATCGCAGGACACAGAGCCCGAGGAGAAGCAGGTGGACATCCTGAGTCTCCTACAGACTCCAGTTCATGCCAAGGAAGTGATGGATGCAAAGAACAAAGCCACAAGGATGAGCTGTAAGTCTCCCAAGCCAGGAGCAGTCAGCATACACACCAGGATGAGCACACAGCTCAAGACACCATCCCAGAAAGTGGATGTAGGAAGTTTCTCGGACCTTAGGAAGCTCTCGGAAACTCTGGGGAAAGCCACACCCACTCAAAGAGAATCAAGAGATGCTAAAAGCATCCAATTGTTTAAGGAAACTTCAAAGCAGAAACTGGACCCTGCAGAGAATTCTGCTGGAAGTAAGAGGAGGCCAACGACACCCAAGGGAAAGGCCCCACCTCTGGAAGACCTGGCTGGCTTCAAAGAACTCTTCCAAACCCCTCATCAAGCCAAGGAACCAATGACTGATGACAAAACCACCAAAACACCCTGTACATCTCCACAGTCAGAGTCAGTCAACACACCAAGTAGAAGGGGACGTCTCAGGACACCTTCCCAGAAGGTGAATGTGCAGGAGGACCTCTCAGCTCTCAGGAAACCTCAACAAACACCAGGAAAAGCCACACGGTCACCCAGAGAACCAGAGGGTGGTGACAAGGGCATTGCAGTGTCTCAGGAAGCTCCAGAAGAGATGCTAGACCTTGCAGAAAAGGTACCTTCAGCCAAGAGGCGACCAAGGACACCCAAGGGAAAGGCCCAGCCCCTGGAAGATCTGACCGGCTTCAAGGAGCTCTTCCAAACCCCAGATCAAGCCAGGGAACCCATGACAGATGCCAAAACCACCAAAACACCCTGTAAATCTTCTCAACCGGAGCCAGTCAACACACCAAGTAGAAGGGGACGTCTCAGGACACCTTCCCAGAAAGTGGACGTAGAGGAGGAGCTCTCATCTCTCGGGAAACCTCAACAAATACCAAGGGGAACCGGGCACTCAGATAGAGAACCAGCAGATGGTGAAGACATCAAAGTGTCCAAGGAAATGCCAAGGCAGAAAATGGACCCTGCAGATTATGTGACTGGAATTAAGAGACAGTCAAGGACACCTAAAGAAGATGTCCAGTCTCTCGAAGACCTGACTGGCTTCAGAGAACTCTTCCAAACCCCAACCCACACCAACCTGCCAAGGGCTATTGTCAAAACCCCCCAAATGCTTGGCCAGTCTCCACAACTGAAACCAGTCAACATGACACCAACTAGAAGGGGACGTCTCAGAACACCTTCCCAGAAAATGGATGTGCAAGAAGACCTCTCAGCTCTCAGGAAACCTCAGCAAACACCAGGGGAAACCACACAATCACCCAGAGAGCCAGAGGCTGGTGACAGAAGCATTGCAGTATCTCAGGAAGCTCCAGAAGAGATGCTAGACCTTGCAGAAAAGATACCTGCAACCAAGAGGGGGTCAAGAACACCCAAGAGAAAGACCCCACTACTGGAAGACCTGGCTGGCTTTAAGGAGCTCTTCCAAACTCCACATCAAGCcaaggaaacaatgacagatgaAAAACCCACCACAATACCCTGTAAATCTCCACCAGCAGAACCAGTCAACACGCCGACCAGTAAGAAGAGACAACTCAAGTCACCTCCCCGGGAAGTGGGCATAGAGGAGGAGCTCTCAGTGCTCAGGAGGCCTGCACAGGCTCCAGGGGGAACCAGGCACTCAGAAGGAGAAGCAGCAGGTGATGGTGAAGACATCAAAGCATTCATGGAAATGCCAAGGCAGAAACTGGACCCTACAGAAAACGTGACTGGAATTAAGAGGCAGCTAAGAACACCCAAGGAAAAGGTCCAATCTCTAGAAGACCTGACTGGCTTCAGAGAGCTCTTCCAGACCCCAAATCACACCAAGGAGCCAAAGGCTGTTCTCAAAACACCCCAAATGCTCTGCACATCTTCCCAATCAGAGTTAATTGTCACACCAACCAATAGAAAGAGACAGCCCAGGACACTTCTTGGGAAGGTGGATACAGAGAAAGAACTGTCAGTGCTTAGGAGACACACACCAGCGTCAGGGCAAACCATGCATACATGGTGCAGAGAACCAGGAGTTGATGATAAAAGCACCGAATCGTTTGAGGAAACGCCAAAGCAGAAACTGGGCCCTGCAGAGAATTCTGCTGGAAGTAAGAGGAGGCCAGCGACACCCAAGGGAAAGGCCCCACCTCTGGAAGACCTGGCTGGCTTCAAAGAACTCTTCCAAACCCCTCATCAAGCCAAGGAACCAATGACTGATGACAAAACCACCAAAACACCCTGTACATCTCCGCAGTCAGAGCCAGTCAACACACCAAGTAGAAGGGGACGTCTCAGGACACCTTCCCAGAAGGTGAATGTGCAGGAGGACCTCTCAGCTCTCAGGAAACCTCAACAAACACCAGGAAAAGCCACACAGTCACCCAGAGAACCAGAGGGTGGTGACAAGGGCATTACAGTGTCTCAGGAAGCTCCAGAAGAGATGCTAGACCTTGCAGAAAAGGTACCTTCAGCCAAGAGGCGACCAAGGACACCCAAGGGAAAGGCCCAGCCCCTGGAAGATCTGACCGGCTTCAAGGAGCTCTTCCAAACCCCAGATCAAGCCAGGGAACCCATGACAGATGCCAAAACCACCAAAACACCCTATACATCTCCACAACCAGAACCAGTCAACACACCAAGTAGGACACCTTCCCAAAAAGTGAATGTGCTGGAAGGCCTCTCAGCTCTCAGGAAACCTCAACAAACACCAGGAAAAACCACACAGTCACCCAGAGAACCAGAGGGTGGTGACAAGGGCATTGCAGTGTCTCAGGAAGCTCCAGAAGAGATGCTAGACCTTGCAGAAAAGGTACCTTCAGCCAAGAGGAGACCAAGGACACCCAAGAGAAAGGCCCAGCCCCTGGAAGACCTGACTGGCTTTAAGGAGCTCTTCCAAACCCCAGATCAAGCCAGGGAACCAATGACAGATGCCAAAACCACCAAAACACTCTATAAATCACCAGCAGAAACAGTCAACACGCCGACCAGTAAGAAGAGACGACTCAAGTCACCTCCCCGGGAAGTGGGCATAGAGGAGGAGCTCTCAGTGCTCAGGAGGCCTGCACAGACTCCACGGGGAACCAGGCACTCAGGAGAAGCAGGAAGTGATTTTGAAGACATCAAAGCATTCACAGGAACGCCGAGGCAGAAACTGGACCCTCGAATTAAGAGGCAGCTAAGAACACCTAAGGAAAAGGTCCAATCTCTAGAAGACCTGACTGGCTTCAGAGAGCTCTTCCAGACCCCAGATCACACCAAGGAGCCAAAGGCTGTTCTCAAAACCCCTAAGATGCTCTGTCAGTCTCCACTACTGGAACCAGTCAACATAACACCAGGTAGAAGGGGAAGTCTCAGGACACCTTCCCAAAAAGTGGACATGCAGGAAGACCGCTCAGCTCTCAGGAAGCCTACACATACACCAGGGGTGACCACACACTCACCCAAAGAACCAGAGGGTGGCGACAGAGGCGCTGCAGTGTCTCGGGAAGCTCCAGAAGAGAAACCAGACCCTGCAGAACATTCAACTTCAAGCAAGAGGCAGCCAAGGACACCCCAGGAAAAGGCCCAACTCTTGGAAGACCTGGATGGCTTCAAAGAGCTCTTCCAAACCCCAGATCGTGCAAATGGAGCAATGACTGATGACAAACTCACCACAATGCCCTGTACATCTCCACCAGCAGAACCATTCAACACACCAACAAGTGAGAAGAGACGACTCAAGTCCTCTCCCCAGAAAGTGGGTGTAAAAGAGGAGCTCTCGGCACTCAGGAGGCCCGCACAGACTCCACGGGGAACCAGGCACTCAGAAGGAGAACAAGCAGGTGATGgtgaagaaaaagcatttaagaaaACTCCAAAGCAGAAACTGGACTCAGCAGAAAGTTTAACTGGAAGCAAGAGGCGGCCAAGAGCATCACTTAAGGAAAAGGCCCAGCCCCTGGAAGACCTGACTGGCTTTAAAGAGCTCTTCCAAACCCCACGTCAATCCAAGGAACCAATGACTGATAACAGTATCCCTCAAATGCTCTGCCAGTCTCCACAACCAGAACCAGTCACCATAACACCAGGTAGAAGGGGGCATCTCAGGACACCTTCCAAGACAGTGGACAGGCAGGAAGACTGCTCAGCTCTCAGGAAGCCTCAGCAAACACCAGGGGAAACCACACACTCACCCAGAGAACCAGAAGATGGTGACAGAGGCACTGCAGTGTCTCAGGAAGCTCCAGAAGAGAAACCAAACTCTGCAGAAAACATAACTGCACACAAGAGGTGGCCAAGGATAACTAAGGAGAAAGCCCAGCCCCTGGAAGACCTGAGTGGCTTCAAAGAGCTCTTCCAAACCCCAGATCATGCAAAGCAGCCCATAATGATCGATGACCATCCCCCTGCCATACCCTGTAAATCACCAGCAGAACCTGTTACCAGGAGAACAGGTAGAAAGAAACAACTCAGGTCATCGCCAGAGAAAGTGGGTGTAGAAGAGCCCTCAGCACTCAGGAGGCCCTCCCAGACTCCAGAGGAAGCCACACGCATGCAGAGAGAAGCTGAAGAGGATGAAAAAGACATCAAAGTGTGTAAGAAAACTTCAAGGCAGAAACTGGTCTCAGCAGAAAATGTAACTGGCGTCAAGAGTCGGCTaagaaacattaaagaaaagGCCCAACCCACAGAAGACCCAGCCAGGGTCAAAGAGCCCTTCCAAAACCCCAACCAGACTGAGGAACCAGCGAGTGATGTAAAAATCGCTCCAGCGTCCTGCCAGTCTCCACCAGCACAACCAGTCATCAGGAGAAGGACCAGACAGAGACGGCTCAGGTCACCACCAGGAAAAGTGGCCGTGGAAGAGCCCTCAGCGTCCACAGGGCCTACACAGACGCCAGGGGATACACACACAGAGCCTGTAGGCAAAGGAAAAGACAGCAAGGTGTTGAAGGAAACTTCAGGGCAGAAACTGAGTCCTGCAGAGAATGTAACAGGCATCAGGAGTCGGCTAAGAACACTTAAGAAAAAGACCCAACCCTTGGAAGACTCAGCCGGTGTCAAAGAGCTCTTCCAAAAGCCAGATCAGGCCAAAGAAGCAGACGGTGATGTTGCAGTAGCTCCAGGGCCCCGCCCATCCCCACCAGCAGAACCGGTCACCAGGCCAACAAGCAGAAAGAGGCGGCCCAAGTCATCACCAGAGAAAGTGGCCAAAGAAGAGCCCACACCGACACCAGGGGAAAGCACACGGGGCCAGCCTGCACGTGATGAAGAAGACAGCAGAGTGCTGAAGGAAAATCCAAGGCAGAAACTCAATCCTGCAGAAAATGTAACTGGAGTCCGGAGTCGGCTAAGAACACTGAGGGAAAAGACCCAACCCCTGGAAGACCCAGCCAGCGTCAAAGAGCTCTTCCAAGACCCAGATCAGGTCAAAGAGCCAGAGGGTGATGTTACAACCATTCCAGTGCCCCGCCAGTCTCCACCAGCAAAACCCATCACCAGACCAACAAGCAGAAAGAGGCGACTTAAGGCGTCGCCAGAGAAAGTGGACATAGAAAGGCCCTCGGCGCTCAGAGAGCCCACACGGACACCAGGGGAAACCACACACAGCGAGCCTGTACATGATGAAAAAGACAACAGAGTATTGAAGGAAAATTCAAAGCAGAAACTCAATGCAGCAGAAAATGTAATTGGGGTCAGGAGCCGACTAAGAACACTGAAGGAAAAGACCCAACCCCTGAAAGACCTGGCCGGTGCCAAAGAGCTCTTCCAAAAGCAAGATGGGGCCAAGGAACCAGTGAGTGATGTTACGACGGCTCCAGCGCCCCACCAGTCTCCACCAGCACAACCAGTCACCAGGAGAACAGGTAGACAGAAACAGCTCAGGTCACCACCAAGAAAAGTGGCTGTAGACAAGCCCTCAGCGCTTAGCAGGCCTGCACAGACTCCAGGGGAAATGACGCACACAGAACCTGTGGGCGATGAGAACAAGATCAAGATGGCCAAGGAAACGTCAAGGAGGAACCTGAACTCAGCAGAAAACTTCATTGGCGTCAGGAGTCGGCGAAAAGCATTTCAGGAGAAGACGGTGGAAGACCCAGCCGGTTCCCAGGAGCCCTTCCAAAAGCCTGATCAGGCCGAGGAACTGGAAAGCAGTTCTACTGCCATCAAGAGAGCCTCAAAGCAAACAGTAGACAGAAGACCTGTAGAAACATCCCGAAGAGTCCTCAGGGCCCCTAAAGTAAGATTCACAGAAGACCTTGTGGGCAGCAGAGAGCCTGCAAAACACCCAGGTGAAAGTTGCGTTTCCCCGTCCCCCgagagggagcagggagaagaCGGAAGAGTCACAGGCAGGAAGAGACTGCGCCCTGTGACAGCTGCCCAGGACCCCGAGGACGAGAGGCCACTCCAGAAGAAGCAGAGGACAGCCCCCAGGGAGACACGGGAGCCCCCCGAACCCCCAGGAGTGAAGAAGAGAAGCCTGCGGACTTTGGCAcaaaggactgaacctggggGAAACCTGCCCAACGATGACCTAAAAGCTAAAGCTACGGATCCGCAAGAAGTCGCACAGGCTCCGAATAAG ggAGTGTCCCTGCGTTCCAGGCGTCCTGCTAAAACTTCTGTAGAGGAGCAAAGACCTGAGGTTCTTATATCAGaagaaaaggtgaaaataaagagaagcgaaaagaagTCCGTGCAGCCCTCCCAGGAGATGAAGCTC